AACTTAATTCAATATGATCAGATTTTTTTACATGGGATCGTCCTATTTCATTGGTTTATAGGGAGACGGGGACAAATTCTCTGTCCGGTCTCCCACTAGTGTGTGAAAATAACTTAGATTATTCTTTTGTTACCAAGAACGCACTATATTCTGTAACACCATTTGATTCTACATAAACCGCTAATACCCAATCTCCGTTAGGAAGTGGGATGCCACCTTGTACCGTACCGTCCCATGAAAATTCATGAAGTGGAGCTGGTACATTTTCAAAAGCTCCTAACGTATCGATGAATCCACCAATAGTTCCAGTACTTGCATCGAATTCATACAAGTCATACTGCAGCACCTCAGCGCCACCCGGCAAGTAAGATTCCACGGTGTACATATCATCTGATACCTTTCCAAGGCCTACCCCTGTTACACGAGGGTAATCTGGCTCTCCAACAAACAATATGGTTGGAACGTCAAAGATTTGTTCCCCATCACTGATTTCAATGGTTCCTTCATAGTACCCTGGCTCTAATTTTGAGGTATCTACCTGTACATGAAAATTCACTTCTTGTGTTGAACCTGGTTGTACTTCCAGGTTATTACTTAGCATCACTTTTATACCGTCTGGATTTCCATGCATTGTTACATCAAAGCTGTATGTTTTTCTTTCATCTGAAAGATTTTGAATTTCAAAGAATTGTTTTTCTACTTGTTTCCCATTATCTTTTATAAATTTCCCAAAGGAATGACTACCAGGAGCAACCAGTGTCATGGCATCTAATGCATCGACCACACGAATACTACCGGCACCTTGGGTATTGTGAGCAAAATCTTCTCCACTTGCTGGATCCACAAGGTTTTCAGCCGTATTCATTAACGCCGCTTTAACATCTTCTGTATCCCAATGAGGGTTTTTCTGTAATAATAACGCTGCAGCACCCGCTACATGTGGTGAAGCCATACTTGTTCCTTGTAAGGAAGCGTAACTATTTCCAGGGAACGTACTTACAATATTAACACCAGGAGCCGAGACATCCGGCTTAATCATCCATGAAAGCGCTACCGGTCCACGAGAAGAGAAATCCGCAATCACTTCAGGTGATGTCGATACATATTCAAAATCTAAAGTAACAGTGTTGTTTCCAGCCTCTAATTCTGCAAGCATTATCAGACCTTCTGCATTAGTGATTTTCACTGTTGGTACATCCATGCCTGGAATAACAAAAGGAATTTCACCTGGCGAATGGTTGAAAATAATGGCTCCAACCGCACCTGCAGCTTTAGCGTTAGCGGCTTTGTCTACAAAGGCATAAGCCCCGCGGCTAATTAAAGCAATTTTTCCTTCTGCATCAACTTCCGCAAACTCTTCTGCGCTTCCTAAACCAGCAAACACAAACTCAAATTCATTACCGTCTAATAACTCTATATCTTCAACTTTTTCATAACCCATTACCTTATCACTTTCATACTCTACGCCACCAGTTGTTATAACGTCAACATCATAATTATCAAACGGCAATTGCGTCGCTCCAACGGAGATGGCTTCACGAGAAGTTCCTGGAGATCCAACAGTCCAGTTGTCTGGTCCTGAGTTTCCATTAGATGTAACGGCTACGACTCCTTCCGCCATTGCCCAATCTAAAGCAATCGATGTAGCCCAGTCCGGGTTATTCAACGGATTACCTAGAGATAAGTTCATCACGTCTACTCCATCTTGAACCGCTCTCTCAATCCCAGCAACCACATCCTCTGTTGTCCCCCCATCTGGTCCTAATACACGATAGCCTAGAAGTGATGCATCCGGAGCCACACCTTTAATCACTCCGTTAGCAGCTACCGTACCTGATACATGTGTCCCGTGAGATTGAGTAGGACCTTCTTGAGGGTCATTGTCATCATCTACAAAGTCCCATCCTTTGTAATCTCCAAACGCATGTACTAAATCAGGATGAGTGTAATCAACCCCTGTATCGATGACAGCGACCGTTACTCCTTCACCGGTAAATCCAGCTTCCCAAGCATCATTAGCTCCTATGAAAGGTGCACTTTTGACCATTTCTGGACTAAACAATTCAGCAGAAAGCTCTTCCACTGAAATCACTCCCGCTGTATAGTTCACATTTGGATAAACTGCTTTAACACCAGGAATGGTTGCAAGTTTCATAATATCGGTTCCAGCTAATTCTACTGAAAAACCAGAGAAGACATAGTCATATTCGCGGTTCACTTCCGCCTGCTCCACTGATTGTTCAAGTGCATTTATCACTTTTTGTCTTTCAGCCTTTAAATTGTCTTTTGATTGATTTTTTCCTTTTTGCTTTGCCTCTACAATCGACTCAGCTTCCAGTTCTACAATGACTGTCGTCGGCCCGCTTGAAGATAGTTCGATATCTCCAAACAATTCAGCTACAGGCAATTCCTTAACCGTGATTTGTGAGGTATTGTCTGTTTGAGCAGCTGCTCCCATACCAAAAGTAGATAACAATAACACCATTGCAATAAAACTCATAAATGCTTTCGATACTCGTTTTTTCATTCCTCAAATCATCTCCCTAATTATTTAGAATAGTTAGAATATGCTCTCCCATAGCCTCGTATCAAAAACATGTATAAGGGCGTTTTCCAAAACATTTCTAACAATCTATTATTTCTACAAACGCTCTCATTTTTCCTCTAGTAAAATAGTACTAAGAGGTTATGATTTAGGAAGAAGTTACTGAATCATATTTGCTGTACTTGAAACAATAACCATTACATTAAAGAGAGATAACGCTGATGCGATCATTCTTACTCTTGTACCAGATAACCTTACAGCATAAGCAAGAGTTTCTATTGAGTGAATAATAAAAATAAACAGAGCTATTTAACAATAGTTTTTCAGTTATAAATTCTAAACTTTAACCTTCTTTTTATTTCAATTTAGTTATATTATTTTACCTTAAAAATTTCTTCTTCAACTAACCTACTCTTTTACTCAATAATAATTATTTCAACAAATAAGATAGTCTTTTATTCAACAGTATAGCCCAATTGTCTAATATGAAAGTCAAAAAACTCATGAACCAATTTCTAATTCATGAGTTTTGATCAATCTACTTTACACTACAACAGTCAGTAATTCGGTTTGATTCCTAATATTTCGGTGCATCTTTTTTTTAAACGGTGCAACTTTCTTTAAAACTACAAAGATATTATTTTGATTTATCTGACTTACTCCACCGTAACACTCTTAGCTAAGTTACGAGGTTTATCCACATCATTCCCTCTAGTAAGAGAAGCATAATAAGATAATAACTGTAAAGGAACAACGGATAGAGCAGGTGATAAAACATCTAATGTTTTAGGAATTGTGAAAGACTCATTAACGAGCTTCCCTAACTCTTCATTTCCTTCTTGGTTAATACCTAATACATAAGCACCACGTGCAGCCACTTCTTCTATATTGCTTACAGTCTTTTCAAATACATCTTCTTGTGTTGCTAATGCTATAACAGGAATACCTTCTTCAATTAGGGCTAACGTTCCGTGTTTTAATTCCCCGGCCGCATAAGCTTCAGAATGGATATATGAAATTTCTTTCAGCTTTAGTGATCCTTCTAATACAACTGCAAAATCTAATCCCCGCCCTATAAAAAATAAATTATTATGAAGTGCGATTTTTTCAGCAACAGTTTTAATTTGTTCGGATTGCTCTAAAATGCTTTCTACTTGTTGTGGAAGCTCCTGTAAAGCTGCAATTACTTTTTTCACTTCTCCTGCTTCTACTGTTTCTAGCTTTTGAGCTAAGTATAAACCGAATAAATAAAATGCGATTAATTGCGATGTATAAGCTTTCGTAGAAGCAACGGCTATTTCAGGTCCTGCCCAAGTTGTAATCACATCATCCGCTTCACGAGAAACAGAGCTTCCCACTACGTTTGTTATCGCTATTACACGAGCCCCTTGACGTTTAGCTTCTCTTAGAGCAGCTAACGTATCAGCAGTTTCTCCTGATTGACTTACGACGATAACTAACGTGTTTTTTGTAATAATTGGTGAACGATATCGATATTCAGAAGCAACGTCTGTTTCAACTGGAATACGTGCTAACTTTTCAATAAGGTTTTTACCCACTAACCCAGCATGATATGCAGTACCGCAAGCAACAATATGAACGCGATCAATAGATTTAATTTCTTCATCAGTCATTTTAATTTCATCTAAAATCACTTGATCTTGATCCATTGATATTCGGCTGCCCATTGTATCGCGGTATGCTGTAGGTTGATCATAAATTTCTTTTAACATAAAATGGTCAAACCCTGCTTTTTCAGCCGTTACGATGTCCCAATCCACATGGAAAACATCTTTTTGAATTTCATTCCCGTTCACATCTTGTAAAGTCACTTCATCTTTAGTTAAGATTGCCATTTCTCCATCATTTAAAATATACACATCTCTTGTGTGTTCTAAAATGGCTGGAATATCTGAACCGATATAACTTTCACCTTTACCGATTCCAATAATTAATGGACTTGCTAAACGAACAGCAATTAATTTATCGGGTTCATCTTCGCAAAGAACAGCCAATGCATATGCCCCACGCATACGATCTACTGCTTTTTGAACCGCCTTAACGATATCACCCTCATATAAATCAGAAATAAGATGAGCGATAACCTCTGTATCCGTTTCAGAAGAGAATTTATGCCCTTTTGCAATTAACTCTTCTTTAAGAGTTCCATAATTTTCAATGATTCCATTATGAACGACTGAAAATTTTTGTGATGGATCACAATGAGGATGTGAGTTTTCGTCAGAAGGTTTTCCGTGCGTTGCCCAACGAGTATGCCCAATACCAATTGACCCTTTAATTGGATTTGTACTTAACTCTTCCTCTAGTACCGCTAACCGACCTTTAGCTTTCTTCACTTCTAATCCACGATTGGTATACACTGCGATTCCAGCAGAGTCATACCCTCTATATTCTAATTTTTTTAATCCATTTATTAAAATACTTTTAGAATCTCTATTTCCAATATATCCGACTATACCACACATAAGTTTTTTCTCCTCCCATAAGACAGGGAGCGTTAATAAGCTCAAAAGACATCACTTTTTAAACACTCCCTTCATACGTATTATTAAAATGATAGCTGATTACACTAGGTTGTGTAAAAAGTGATTATATTCAATTATGAGTCATCCTAATTGGAAGCTTGTCAAATTGGTCACCCAATTCATTTACTTTCCAATTTTACGGTATGGATGAAATATACCGGGAGGTCCCCGCCGAATGCTTCGAACACCTTCCACCTCGTCAACTTATAACCTTATGTAAGTTATGATTATGAAGAAGCACTTTATAAAGTTATCAAGTTCTGGCGCTTTAAAACAAGTAACCCCGTTCCACCTTTCTTTTTTAGAGTATACAACTATATTATTGTATTTCACATTAAATGTGAACCCTTTTTTAAAATAAGAAATGTAGTGATTATTTTCCAATGTTAATGAGTTTAAGAGAATTATAGTTCATCTTTAATTTTATTTACTATTTTTTCAGCATAACTTCGAATTTGTTCTTCATCTGGTCCTTCAACCATAACACGTATTAAAGCTTCTGTTCCGGAAGGGCGCACTAAAACTCTCCCATTATCACCTAGTTCTATTTCTATTCCATGAATGGTTTCTTCTATTGCTGCATTACCATGTAATCCTTCTTTATCCTGAACCCTCACATTAATCAATACTTGTGGATATTTAGTCATCAATTGCTTCAACTCACTTAATTTTTTTCCTGAATGCTGAATCGTGCTTACGAGTTGAATGCCAGAAAGAATACCATCACCTGTTGTACTATGGTCTAGGAAAATAACATGTCCTGATTGTTCACCACCTAGATTATATCCATGTTTCCTCATCTCTTCCATCACATAACGGTCTCCCACTGCTGTTTTGGAAGATTGCATACCTAATGATTCAATCGCTTTGTAAAATCCAATATTACTCATGACTGTGGATACAATTTTGCTTTGATTTAACTTTCCAGATTGATTCATTGCATCCCCACAAATACATAATATGTAGTCCCCATCAATTAATGATCCAGTATTATCAACTGCAATTAATCGATCTGCATCACCATCAAAGGATAATCCCAAATCCGCACCTAAACGGACAACTTCAGATTGCAATTTTTCTGGATGAGTTGAACCACAATTTTCATTAATGTTTAAACCCGTTGGCTCAATACCTATTGAGATCACTTCTGCACCTAATTCTTCAAATACTTTTGGAGCGATTTCATAAGCTGCTCCATTGGCACAATCTAACACTATTTTCAAACCCATAAAATCAGCTTCGACTGTTGTTTTTAAATATTCTATATATAAATCCTTTGCTTGAGGTTGATCTGTTACAGTTCCTATATGGTCTCCAATTGGTCTTGGTAAATCATCTACCTCTGCATCCATTAGACGTTCTATTTCTAATTCTGTTTCATCAAACAACTTAAATCCATCCTGCCCAAAAAACTTAATTCCATTATCAGCTACTGGATTATGTGAAGCGGAGATCATTACACCTGCATCTGCACCTAATTCACGAGTTAAATAGGCTACGCATGGTGTTGAAACAATGCCCAATCTAATGACATTTGCTCCAATAGATAATAAACCTGCCACTAGGGCTGCTTCTAACATTGGACCTGAAATCCTTGTATCTAAACCAATGATTACTGTGGGTTTTTCAACCTTCCCAGCTAATACGTACCCCCCACAACGACCAATTTTATATGCTAATTCAGGGGTAAGCTCTTGATTAGCAATGCCACGTACACCATCAGTTCCAAAATATTTCCCCATGTTATCTTGCTCCTATTCGTATATGTTTGTTATTATTGATTAATTTTCTCATTTAACAGTTCTTCTTCAGAAGATGAATTTTCGGAAATCGGAAGATTCAAGCCTTCATCATTTTCCGATCGTATTCCACCTTCAATAGTTTCACTTCTTTGAGTTTCCGTTTCATCAATTATGTCCGTTTCTCCTTCTTCATTTGTTTCAGGTTCTGTATCTATTACCTCTTCTGGAATTGGTTTTATTTCTAAAAACACTTTTAAAGGAGAATCCCCTCCATATTTCACAAAATTAGGAAGTGTTAATTGAATGCTGCGTTCATAACTTCCTGGGGAAAGTCCACTAATATCAACTGTGGCATCTATGTTATTTTCACTAAGATTTTCTAAAATAGATGGTGCTCCATCAACTATCAAATCTAATAAACCATCTGTTGGTTCACTAAAAGCAATTTCATATTCGTTGCTGTTTAACCCAATAAGTGTAATAGGAAAATTAGCAAATGTTTTGGTTTCAGAAGGTACAATAATAATCTCTACCTCAACTTTTTGAGGTTCAATCTTTTTAATACCATCAGGTACCGTTAAGATATGAGAAGATACTCTGTCGCTCGTCAAATTACTTAAATCAATTTCAATGTCATCGTAAACATTGTAATCTTTTAATACATCTTCTGATCCATAAAGTGTAACTTCATCTATACTCTGTTTAAAGGATACTACACTATACCCTTTTGGTGTTTCACCTCTCAAATTCACTCTTAAATCTAATGTTTTTGATGGGCTTATGATAGGTATTTCCACTTTCACTTTTGAAGGATTTATCCCTACTTCTACTTGCTTACTATTCTTATCATATGCTGCCAGCGACAGTTCAGTCACTATATCCTCATGTACATTCGTTACATCAACGGAAGATTGAACGCTGGAAATTTGTTCTATTACACTGCTTGGTGCTGTGATGGAAACTTCTTCTGTAGATAAAATTGGTTTTCTTGCTTCGTATCCTTCTCCTGGATCTCCTTTTACATTAATTTCAATTGGTAATGAAGTTGTGATGATCTCTTCAATGACGACTGTAACAGTTGGTGGATATAGTTCAACTTCTACATCATCAGGAAAGCCAATAGAATCTAACCTAATATGATGTCTTCCCGCTCCTTTATTGGATAAATCTACCGCTATTTTATATTTTTCATTTTCTTTACTTACCGGTTTAATATCTGTTTCTTTTCCTTTTAAAACCACATTAACAGAGCTATAATATTTTTCTTGAATATGTAAATCCTCACCTAGATTTAAAATGGTAATTGGAAAATCATCTATTCCTCTACTCTGTTCAGTATTTATTGTATCAATAACTGTAGGTGGAGGAGTTGCAACTTGTTGATCTAACTGAACAAAAGCCCATAGCAATATACCGAAAATCACTGCCGCAATTCTTACAACTGTTATATTCCCTAACCATTTATCCATTTTGATTACCTCTTTCGTTTCCAAAATGAAGTTTTGTCTTTATTTTTGACACTTGGTTTTAGCTCTTCAAATATTTTGGATATGAGCGATTCATCTTTCACATCCCTAACTACTTGTCCATTCATGGCCATGGAAATAGCGCCTGTTTCTTCTGAAACAACAATACACAAAGCATCAGATACTTCACTCATACCTATGGCAGCTCGATGACGTGTACCTAACTCCTTACTAATAAAAGGATTTTCAGATAAAGGGAGGTAACATCCCGCTGCTCGTATTTCACCATTTTTTATCACTACAGCGCCATCATGTAAGGGAGTATTCGGAGTGAAGATATTAATTAATAACTCAGCACTTATTTTTGATTTGAGTTGGATTCCAGATTCTATGTATTCATTTAATCCCGTTTCTTTTTCAAATACAATGAGAGCACCTATTTTTCGCTTAGATAAATAATTAATCGATTTAATCACTTCACTGATACGATCATTCACTTCTTTTTCTTCTTGTGATACAGTTCTGGTAAATATTTTACCCCGTCCTAATTGTTCTAATGCCCTTCTGAGTTCAGGTTGAAATATAATAATAACGGCTAAAAGCCCATAGTTAAACGCTTGCTCCATCAACCACTGTAACGTATTAAGACCCAACAATATACTAAGAGCCCATGCCACAATGACAACTACTATACCTTGAAGCAGTTGTACAGCACGAGTTCCTCGAATAATCATTATTAATTTATATATCACATAACTTACGATTAAAATATCTATTATATCCATAAAGGTGATGTCGGTGAAAAATCCCATTTTTTAGCTCTCCTAGTATCCAACTTCAAAAAAACCTTCATTTTTTTATTAAAAATTTGTTAAAATTACATTTCTTTTTCTAATATAGATCATACCATAAAATGTACAACTCTAGAACTTTTACCAGTGAAAAAAATAAATCGCTTATAAGATAGGTATTCTCACCTACAAAATGAATTACTCATCAATTTGTACAAAAAAACCAACCCATATTTTGGGAAGGTTTATTTCAAACAAATTAATTTTATTCACTTTTAAAAATGTCGAAAAAACCACTAATTTTATACCAAATCCAATCTAATGTTTGATCAATATGAGTGACTCCTCCGGCAACTTTTTCAGCTGAAGCTAGTAGATTTATTTTACTGTCAATTAATGTTACCTTGCCATTCACTGTTCCTTCCACTATAATTTCTCCATTTTCAACAACAAGATCCCCATTTACGGTCTGTCCTTCCGGTACAATGACTTGATTATCTTTGATCACTACATATTCCATACCGCTTCCTGAAACAATAAGATTTGATTCTGGTTCATTCATTGCGAACAAACTACCCATCATAATAATAACAAAAACGGCTGCAGCAGCCATTGCAGGATACTGTTTAGCCCACCTCATCCATCTGTTTTCGCTTTTCATTGGAATGACATCCATAATCTTGTCAGTTAAATCATCAGGAACTGGGCTTTTTGGGAGAGACCTAGTTAATGCCTCGGTTTTTTCTAATTGCATTAAATTCTCTTTACAATTTGAACATGTGTCTAGGTGATGGCTTAGCTGATGAAGTTTTACACCAGTAAGATCTCCGTCCAAGTATTCATGCAATAAAGAATTTACTTGTTTACAATTCACTTTGCCCACACCTTTCAGAATTCAAACTCGTTCGTTCATTCTTACCATACGTTTGATAAAAGAATCGGTTTCAAAAAAATAATAAATTATGATTACTTATAACTTGAACTACATTCTACATTAAGTTTCCATGCTCTAATTTTTTCCGAAGATACTCTCTACCCCTATGGACTCTAGTTTTGACCGTAGTTACAGGCATATTTAATATATCACCGACCTCCTGAAGAGATAAGTCATGCAAGTAACGTAACACGACAACTGATTTATACTTTTCTGGTAATTTATCAATCGCTTCTCGAACATGCCTCTGTGTTTCGGATATGATGAGTTGTTGATCTGGTGAGTCATCTTCGCTCGGAAGAATATCGTAGCCGTCTATCCCTTCACCTTCTATAGTTTCAGCATCTAATGAAAAAGCATTTTTTCTTTTCCTTAATCGATCAATACACAAGTTTGTACCGATGCGAAAAATCCATGTAGAAAACTTGTACTTTGCATCATATTTATGTATGCTTTTGTACACTCTTAGGAAGGTTTCTTGAGTTATATCTTCCGCTTCTTGTTTATTACCTAACATTCTGTATCCAAGATGGTAAATTTTGTTTTTATATAAATCAACTAAATCTGAAAAGGCTTGATGATTTCCTTTTTTAGCTAATTTAATAATTTTTATTTCGGTACTATCCACTACAATTCCCCCAGCACATTTCTTGCTATGGTCTAACTTG
The window above is part of the Chengkuizengella sp. SCS-71B genome. Proteins encoded here:
- a CDS encoding S8 family serine peptidase, with the translated sequence MKKRVSKAFMSFIAMVLLLSTFGMGAAAQTDNTSQITVKELPVAELFGDIELSSSGPTTVIVELEAESIVEAKQKGKNQSKDNLKAERQKVINALEQSVEQAEVNREYDYVFSGFSVELAGTDIMKLATIPGVKAVYPNVNYTAGVISVEELSAELFSPEMVKSAPFIGANDAWEAGFTGEGVTVAVIDTGVDYTHPDLVHAFGDYKGWDFVDDDNDPQEGPTQSHGTHVSGTVAANGVIKGVAPDASLLGYRVLGPDGGTTEDVVAGIERAVQDGVDVMNLSLGNPLNNPDWATSIALDWAMAEGVVAVTSNGNSGPDNWTVGSPGTSREAISVGATQLPFDNYDVDVITTGGVEYESDKVMGYEKVEDIELLDGNEFEFVFAGLGSAEEFAEVDAEGKIALISRGAYAFVDKAANAKAAGAVGAIIFNHSPGEIPFVIPGMDVPTVKITNAEGLIMLAELEAGNNTVTLDFEYVSTSPEVIADFSSRGPVALSWMIKPDVSAPGVNIVSTFPGNSYASLQGTSMASPHVAGAAALLLQKNPHWDTEDVKAALMNTAENLVDPASGEDFAHNTQGAGSIRVVDALDAMTLVAPGSHSFGKFIKDNGKQVEKQFFEIQNLSDERKTYSFDVTMHGNPDGIKVMLSNNLEVQPGSTQEVNFHVQVDTSKLEPGYYEGTIEISDGEQIFDVPTILFVGEPDYPRVTGVGLGKVSDDMYTVESYLPGGAEVLQYDLYEFDASTGTIGGFIDTLGAFENVPAPLHEFSWDGTVQGGIPLPNGDWVLAVYVESNGVTEYSAFLVTKE
- the glmS gene encoding glutamine--fructose-6-phosphate transaminase (isomerizing), whose translation is MCGIVGYIGNRDSKSILINGLKKLEYRGYDSAGIAVYTNRGLEVKKAKGRLAVLEEELSTNPIKGSIGIGHTRWATHGKPSDENSHPHCDPSQKFSVVHNGIIENYGTLKEELIAKGHKFSSETDTEVIAHLISDLYEGDIVKAVQKAVDRMRGAYALAVLCEDEPDKLIAVRLASPLIIGIGKGESYIGSDIPAILEHTRDVYILNDGEMAILTKDEVTLQDVNGNEIQKDVFHVDWDIVTAEKAGFDHFMLKEIYDQPTAYRDTMGSRISMDQDQVILDEIKMTDEEIKSIDRVHIVACGTAYHAGLVGKNLIEKLARIPVETDVASEYRYRSPIITKNTLVIVVSQSGETADTLAALREAKRQGARVIAITNVVGSSVSREADDVITTWAGPEIAVASTKAYTSQLIAFYLFGLYLAQKLETVEAGEVKKVIAALQELPQQVESILEQSEQIKTVAEKIALHNNLFFIGRGLDFAVVLEGSLKLKEISYIHSEAYAAGELKHGTLALIEEGIPVIALATQEDVFEKTVSNIEEVAARGAYVLGINQEGNEELGKLVNESFTIPKTLDVLSPALSVVPLQLLSYYASLTRGNDVDKPRNLAKSVTVE
- the glmM gene encoding phosphoglucosamine mutase gives rise to the protein MGKYFGTDGVRGIANQELTPELAYKIGRCGGYVLAGKVEKPTVIIGLDTRISGPMLEAALVAGLLSIGANVIRLGIVSTPCVAYLTRELGADAGVMISASHNPVADNGIKFFGQDGFKLFDETELEIERLMDAEVDDLPRPIGDHIGTVTDQPQAKDLYIEYLKTTVEADFMGLKIVLDCANGAAYEIAPKVFEELGAEVISIGIEPTGLNINENCGSTHPEKLQSEVVRLGADLGLSFDGDADRLIAVDNTGSLIDGDYILCICGDAMNQSGKLNQSKIVSTVMSNIGFYKAIESLGMQSSKTAVGDRYVMEEMRKHGYNLGGEQSGHVIFLDHSTTGDGILSGIQLVSTIQHSGKKLSELKQLMTKYPQVLINVRVQDKEGLHGNAAIEETIHGIEIELGDNGRVLVRPSGTEALIRVMVEGPDEEQIRSYAEKIVNKIKDEL
- a CDS encoding YbbR-like domain-containing protein — its product is MDKWLGNITVVRIAAVIFGILLWAFVQLDQQVATPPPTVIDTINTEQSRGIDDFPITILNLGEDLHIQEKYYSSVNVVLKGKETDIKPVSKENEKYKIAVDLSNKGAGRHHIRLDSIGFPDDVEVELYPPTVTVVIEEIITTSLPIEINVKGDPGEGYEARKPILSTEEVSITAPSSVIEQISSVQSSVDVTNVHEDIVTELSLAAYDKNSKQVEVGINPSKVKVEIPIISPSKTLDLRVNLRGETPKGYSVVSFKQSIDEVTLYGSEDVLKDYNVYDDIEIDLSNLTSDRVSSHILTVPDGIKKIEPQKVEVEIIIVPSETKTFANFPITLIGLNSNEYEIAFSEPTDGLLDLIVDGAPSILENLSENNIDATVDISGLSPGSYERSIQLTLPNFVKYGGDSPLKVFLEIKPIPEEVIDTEPETNEEGETDIIDETETQRSETIEGGIRSENDEGLNLPISENSSSEEELLNEKINQ
- the cdaA gene encoding diadenylate cyclase CdaA, whose amino-acid sequence is MGFFTDITFMDIIDILIVSYVIYKLIMIIRGTRAVQLLQGIVVVIVAWALSILLGLNTLQWLMEQAFNYGLLAVIIIFQPELRRALEQLGRGKIFTRTVSQEEKEVNDRISEVIKSINYLSKRKIGALIVFEKETGLNEYIESGIQLKSKISAELLINIFTPNTPLHDGAVVIKNGEIRAAGCYLPLSENPFISKELGTRHRAAIGMSEVSDALCIVVSEETGAISMAMNGQVVRDVKDESLISKIFEELKPSVKNKDKTSFWKRKR
- a CDS encoding zf-HC2 domain-containing protein, whose protein sequence is MNCKQVNSLLHEYLDGDLTGVKLHQLSHHLDTCSNCKENLMQLEKTEALTRSLPKSPVPDDLTDKIMDVIPMKSENRWMRWAKQYPAMAAAAVFVIIMMGSLFAMNEPESNLIVSGSGMEYVVIKDNQVIVPEGQTVNGDLVVENGEIIVEGTVNGKVTLIDSKINLLASAEKVAGGVTHIDQTLDWIWYKISGFFDIFKSE
- the sigW gene encoding RNA polymerase sigma factor SigW, whose amino-acid sequence is MDSTEIKIIKLAKKGNHQAFSDLVDLYKNKIYHLGYRMLGNKQEAEDITQETFLRVYKSIHKYDAKYKFSTWIFRIGTNLCIDRLRKRKNAFSLDAETIEGEGIDGYDILPSEDDSPDQQLIISETQRHVREAIDKLPEKYKSVVVLRYLHDLSLQEVGDILNMPVTTVKTRVHRGREYLRKKLEHGNLM